The following are encoded together in the uncultured Sphaerochaeta sp. genome:
- the xerA gene encoding site-specific tyrosine recombinase/integron integrase, translating into MHEPLIQEFLETQKQIRNLSDHTLLAYGRDLEQLAAYFSSLGIGLKEAGREDGRMYLRYLKFDNHYSETTVNRKISCVRTFYTSLCKRGVCSANPFSLVATHRRENHLPTVLSVREVAQLLSQSCDDFRSARSISLFTLLYDTGCRISEVLGIEEVAIEWEKRRIRVLGKGSKSRYVFFTNHCRKVLQTYLSLKRERFDCPFLFCSIQGKQLPMSTVGSMFATYRRRLGWQKQFTPHVLRHTYATHLLDNGADIRLVQELLGHASISTTQIYTHVSKERLARVYASCHPHGRKQHE; encoded by the coding sequence ATGCATGAACCCTTGATCCAGGAGTTCCTGGAAACCCAGAAACAGATACGAAATCTCAGTGATCATACACTGCTTGCTTATGGGCGTGACCTGGAACAGCTAGCAGCTTATTTCTCTTCCCTTGGGATTGGCCTGAAAGAGGCTGGAAGGGAGGATGGAAGAATGTACCTTCGGTACCTGAAATTCGATAATCACTACAGTGAGACGACCGTGAACCGGAAGATCAGCTGTGTAAGGACGTTCTATACCTCATTGTGTAAACGTGGGGTATGTTCGGCAAACCCATTCTCACTCGTGGCAACACACAGGAGAGAGAACCACCTTCCCACTGTTCTTAGTGTCAGGGAAGTGGCACAACTGCTCAGCCAGAGCTGTGATGATTTCCGCTCTGCTCGCTCTATTTCACTTTTTACCCTGCTCTATGATACTGGGTGCAGAATCAGTGAGGTTCTTGGTATTGAAGAAGTGGCGATTGAATGGGAGAAACGACGTATACGAGTCTTGGGAAAGGGGTCAAAAAGCCGTTATGTCTTTTTCACCAATCATTGCAGGAAAGTCTTGCAAACGTATTTAAGTTTAAAAAGAGAACGATTCGATTGTCCCTTCTTGTTCTGTTCAATACAGGGAAAACAGTTGCCGATGAGCACTGTTGGTAGTATGTTTGCTACATATAGAAGAAGGCTTGGGTGGCAGAAACAGTTTACGCCCCATGTGCTGAGGCATACCTATGCAACCCATCTTCTGGACAACGGGGCAGACATCCGATTGGTACAGGAATTGCTTGGTCATGCCAGCATCTCTACCACACAGATTTACACCCATGTATCGAAAGAGAGGTTGGCAAGGGTCTATGCATCCTGCCACCCCCATGGAAGGAAGCAACATGAGTAG
- the hslV gene encoding ATP-dependent protease subunit HslV, with translation MSSFKGTTIVAVRRDGHVAIAGDGQVTAGDTILKSNAHKVRRLYDGKVITGFAGTTADAFTLFELFEGKLKQYNGDLTRSAVELAKQWRTDKQLRQLEAMMLVSDGKRIFLINGAGDVVDPERDAIGIGSGGNYALSAALAYLEADSTMSAEEIARKSVQIAASVCIYTDDQINVEVL, from the coding sequence ATGAGTAGTTTTAAAGGAACAACCATCGTGGCAGTGAGAAGAGACGGACATGTCGCCATAGCTGGCGATGGACAGGTCACTGCAGGAGATACGATTCTGAAGTCAAACGCACATAAAGTGCGAAGACTGTATGACGGGAAGGTAATTACCGGCTTCGCTGGAACAACTGCCGATGCATTCACCCTCTTTGAGCTTTTTGAGGGAAAATTGAAACAGTATAATGGGGATCTTACCCGCTCTGCAGTGGAACTGGCAAAGCAGTGGAGAACCGATAAACAGTTGCGTCAGCTCGAGGCAATGATGCTTGTAAGCGATGGGAAGAGAATTTTCCTGATCAATGGAGCAGGGGATGTGGTCGACCCCGAACGGGATGCAATCGGCATTGGAAGTGGGGGTAACTACGCTCTCAGTGCTGCATTGGCATATTTGGAGGCGGACTCCACCATGTCAGCGGAGGAGATTGCCAGAAAGAGTGTACAGATAGCAGCATCAGTCTGCATCTACACAGATGATCAAATTAATGTAGAGGTACTATAA
- the hslU gene encoding ATP-dependent protease ATPase subunit HslU, whose protein sequence is MGYSASRKLDELKPSQIVSELDKYIIGQQKAKRTIAVAIRNRTRRKRLPEEIRDEVSPKNIIMIGPTGVGKTEIARRIAKLSNAPFIKVEATKYTEVGYVGRDVESIIRDLMSIAVQQVKAELAEAEKEKVASRVEERLLDMLLPQAKGEEKSELVPAGTSFTDSQKATRERFREMLRDGKFDDREIEVNVQSRKRVGIEVLGQPNMEELQDAMQSLGSIFGNGRGHNRKLTVKRAREIFTEEETEKAVDNDRAIDEAKERVEQMGIVFLDEIDKVAKSGGGASSIDVSREGVQRDILPIVEGTSVSTKWGVIDTTHILFIASGAFHVSKPSDLIPELQGRFPLRVELDDLSADDFYRILTEPANAMTMQYHELLKTEGVEIIFDDAAIRKVSEIAYEVNATNDNIGARRLFTIMEKLLEELSFSADELSGQTITITAAYVDERLRDVLQDQDLSKFIL, encoded by the coding sequence ATGGGATATTCAGCAAGCAGGAAGCTTGATGAGCTCAAGCCTTCTCAGATTGTTTCAGAACTAGATAAATATATCATTGGCCAGCAGAAGGCCAAGCGAACCATAGCGGTTGCAATTCGCAACCGGACTCGCAGGAAGCGGCTTCCTGAGGAAATCAGGGACGAAGTCTCTCCCAAGAACATCATCATGATCGGTCCAACTGGAGTGGGAAAGACCGAAATAGCAAGGCGTATCGCAAAACTGTCCAATGCTCCTTTTATCAAGGTAGAGGCTACCAAGTACACTGAGGTAGGATACGTTGGCAGGGATGTTGAATCAATCATCAGGGATCTCATGAGTATCGCTGTCCAGCAAGTAAAAGCTGAACTTGCCGAAGCTGAGAAGGAAAAGGTGGCAAGCAGGGTTGAGGAGCGTCTGCTCGATATGTTGCTTCCCCAGGCCAAGGGTGAGGAGAAGAGTGAATTGGTACCGGCAGGCACTAGCTTCACCGACAGCCAGAAGGCTACCCGTGAACGCTTCAGGGAAATGCTTAGGGACGGTAAGTTCGATGACCGTGAGATAGAAGTCAATGTCCAGAGCAGGAAGCGGGTCGGTATTGAGGTCCTTGGTCAGCCTAACATGGAAGAGTTGCAGGACGCTATGCAGAGCCTTGGCTCAATCTTTGGGAACGGCCGCGGACATAACAGAAAGTTGACCGTTAAACGTGCCCGGGAGATTTTTACCGAGGAAGAGACCGAGAAGGCGGTAGACAATGATCGTGCCATTGATGAGGCTAAGGAACGGGTCGAGCAGATGGGGATTGTATTCCTCGATGAAATCGACAAGGTCGCTAAAAGTGGTGGTGGTGCTTCCAGCATAGATGTAAGCAGGGAAGGCGTACAACGTGATATCCTGCCTATCGTTGAAGGTACCAGTGTTTCCACCAAATGGGGTGTGATTGATACTACCCATATCCTGTTCATTGCCAGTGGTGCATTCCATGTTTCCAAGCCCAGTGACTTGATTCCTGAGTTGCAGGGACGTTTTCCGCTTCGCGTTGAATTGGATGACCTGAGTGCTGACGATTTCTATCGGATTCTTACAGAGCCTGCTAATGCGATGACCATGCAGTATCATGAGTTGCTCAAGACCGAAGGTGTGGAGATCATATTTGATGATGCAGCCATCAGGAAAGTCAGTGAGATAGCCTATGAAGTGAATGCAACGAATGATAATATTGGTGCAAGGAGACTGTTCACAATCATGGAAAAGCTCTTGGAAGAACTCTCCTTCAGTGCAGATGAACTTTCAGGACAGACCATCACCATCACGGCAGCATACGTTGATGAACGGTTGCGTGATGTTCTCCAGGACCAGGACCTCTCCAAGTTCATTCTCTAA
- the ftsA gene encoding cell division protein FtsA yields the protein MAGDKMLMGLDIGSSRTRCVIGSVSRDGQLMVDSICEHSSEGVRAGSIVNIEQTLKTIQTVINEAELQAGAEMSEVIIGIGGENIVGIPSTGVVGINSKDQEIKREDIFRSLEVARAFELPQDREILHTLVQDFQIDGQIGIKDPIDMLGHRLESRVLIVTASSAICQNERKCIQRSGLSVQRMVLQSLADAEVVLSSEEKEMGTILINIGSGITNMIAYTNGAPVYTGGVNLGGDAVTNDIAYILNKTRGTAEQIKCESGHSYVPSVSSEDMVLIPQVGGLPPIKMPKKELSKVIEPRMAEIFSRLQSDLEKAQVRGSFGGGVVLVGGGALLSGVTELASEIFQLPARLGFPEAIGGLDRSYISPQYTTVLGLMKSEARRVRDTATGTRSRKERTRRKEGGAVSKLRGFFRTLF from the coding sequence ATGGCTGGTGATAAGATGTTGATGGGACTGGATATAGGTTCAAGCCGAACTAGATGCGTTATCGGCTCAGTGAGCCGGGATGGCCAGTTGATGGTAGACAGCATCTGTGAGCACTCCAGTGAAGGAGTTCGAGCCGGTTCCATCGTAAATATTGAGCAGACCTTGAAGACCATCCAAACGGTGATCAATGAAGCGGAGCTTCAGGCCGGAGCTGAGATGAGTGAAGTCATTATCGGAATCGGTGGGGAAAATATCGTTGGTATTCCCAGCACCGGGGTGGTCGGGATCAATAGCAAGGACCAGGAAATAAAAAGAGAAGATATTTTTCGCAGTCTTGAGGTCGCCAGGGCGTTCGAACTGCCCCAGGACCGAGAGATTCTCCATACCTTGGTCCAGGACTTCCAGATTGATGGACAGATAGGCATCAAGGATCCCATCGATATGCTTGGGCATCGGCTAGAGAGCCGAGTGCTGATTGTAACTGCTTCTTCTGCAATTTGCCAGAATGAGCGAAAGTGCATCCAGCGATCTGGTTTGAGCGTACAGAGAATGGTATTGCAGAGCCTTGCAGATGCTGAGGTTGTCCTCAGTAGTGAGGAAAAAGAGATGGGTACCATCCTTATCAATATCGGCAGCGGTATCACGAATATGATAGCTTACACCAATGGAGCTCCCGTCTACACAGGTGGGGTCAATCTCGGAGGAGATGCTGTCACTAACGATATTGCTTACATCCTGAACAAGACACGGGGAACCGCGGAGCAGATAAAGTGTGAAAGTGGGCATAGTTATGTACCTTCTGTCAGTAGTGAAGATATGGTGCTTATTCCCCAGGTGGGAGGACTTCCTCCCATCAAGATGCCGAAGAAAGAGCTCAGCAAGGTTATTGAACCGAGAATGGCTGAAATCTTCAGTAGATTGCAGAGTGATTTGGAAAAAGCCCAGGTACGTGGTTCCTTCGGGGGTGGGGTTGTATTGGTTGGAGGAGGGGCCCTGCTAAGCGGGGTTACCGAACTGGCAAGTGAGATTTTCCAGCTTCCCGCACGCCTCGGATTCCCTGAGGCTATCGGGGGCTTGGATCGGAGTTATATTAGTCCCCAATACACAACGGTGCTTGGCTTGATGAAAAGTGAAGCCCGTAGGGTCCGGGATACTGCTACCGGAACACGTTCACGCAAGGAGCGGACCCGTCGCAAGGAAGGTGGGGCAGTCTCGAAGCTCCGTGGTTTTTTCAGGACACTGTTTTAA
- a CDS encoding tyrosine-type recombinase/integrase → MALPVDQLLLEEYEDYLMIQRRLSQATLSVYLYEVSRLLETELPLETVDATQLETYLIGERKERNLGPASLAKALSALRSFFSFLQLQKIRQDNPVLLISHSQKPLTLPLVASVKQIDVLLESINTSSPLGYRDRTLFELIYSCGLRISEACNLEVSDYQDGKLRVLGKRDKLRIVPVGDIAAHYLDVYLKDIRPELVGMRLVNKALFVGRRGRKLTRQAIYKRFISYCGECGLDAKVHTLRHSFATHLLEGGADLRSVQELLGHADIKTTQIYTHVDTASLQHAYDAYHDEQGSEE, encoded by the coding sequence ATGGCTCTCCCTGTTGACCAGCTCTTGCTCGAAGAGTACGAGGATTATCTGATGATACAGCGTCGTCTATCCCAGGCGACGCTGTCGGTCTATCTATACGAAGTTTCTCGTTTGCTGGAAACAGAACTCCCCCTTGAAACGGTGGATGCAACCCAACTGGAAACCTATCTAATCGGGGAAAGAAAGGAGCGTAACCTCGGTCCTGCAAGTCTTGCCAAGGCGCTTAGTGCTCTCAGGTCATTCTTTTCCTTTCTGCAACTTCAGAAGATAAGGCAGGACAACCCTGTACTCCTGATCAGTCATTCACAGAAACCGCTCACGCTTCCCCTGGTGGCAAGTGTTAAACAGATAGATGTACTCCTTGAAAGTATTAATACAAGCTCCCCTCTTGGATATCGGGATCGTACCCTGTTTGAATTGATCTATTCCTGCGGATTGAGAATTAGTGAGGCTTGCAACCTTGAGGTTTCCGATTATCAGGATGGAAAACTACGGGTGCTAGGGAAGAGGGATAAGCTTCGTATTGTTCCTGTAGGGGATATTGCAGCCCACTATCTGGATGTGTATCTCAAGGATATCCGTCCAGAACTTGTTGGTATGCGCTTGGTCAACAAGGCCCTTTTTGTCGGACGTAGGGGAAGAAAGCTCACGAGGCAGGCAATCTATAAACGTTTTATCAGCTACTGTGGGGAGTGCGGCCTTGATGCAAAGGTGCATACGCTTCGCCATAGCTTTGCAACCCACCTCCTCGAGGGGGGGGCTGACCTAAGAAGTGTCCAGGAGTTGCTTGGCCATGCAGATATCAAGACAACGCAGATCTACACCCATGTAGATACTGCCTCCCTGCAGCATGCATATGATGCGTACCATGACGAGCAGGGGAGTGAGGAGTAA
- the ftsZ gene encoding cell division protein FtsZ codes for MDFGMFEVEDMVQDEQTTATVIKVLGVGGAGGNAVNRMIASGLKKVQFVTMNTDMQALQRSNAQVRLPIGKELTGGLGAGGVPEVGEKAAQESKEDIRREIENADMVFITAGMGGGTGTGAAPIVAEIAKSCNALTVAVVTTPFAFEGKKKLLLAQAGIEKLRKQVDTLIIIPNQYLLKVVENNTPIKQAFLMADEVLYMGVQGISELITEPGEINIDFADVRTVMKGKGDALMGIGFGEGANRAVDAARQAINNPLLENASIEGAKSVLVNLSGSDNLTLQEYQDVVELVTDKCSDDALIIAGQAFNPELGDRIKVTVVATGFERKEEVVGAEVPEMDMVKRHYAAVKVDEKRQEEEAPAAKNTQEDEEPIPAIQVNRWQDLQKQLGKGPGSNSNDYSIPAVLRYSRNKAEEK; via the coding sequence ATGGATTTTGGAATGTTTGAAGTTGAGGATATGGTTCAGGATGAACAAACCACTGCCACGGTTATCAAGGTGCTCGGGGTAGGAGGTGCTGGGGGGAATGCGGTTAATCGTATGATTGCCAGTGGCCTGAAAAAGGTTCAGTTCGTTACTATGAACACCGATATGCAGGCCTTACAGCGATCCAACGCACAGGTCCGTCTTCCCATCGGCAAGGAGTTGACTGGAGGTCTCGGTGCAGGAGGTGTGCCTGAGGTGGGTGAGAAAGCTGCCCAGGAGAGCAAGGAAGACATCCGCCGCGAGATTGAGAACGCCGATATGGTTTTCATTACCGCCGGTATGGGAGGTGGCACTGGTACCGGTGCTGCCCCGATCGTCGCTGAGATTGCCAAGAGCTGCAATGCCCTCACCGTTGCAGTGGTAACCACCCCGTTCGCTTTCGAAGGGAAAAAGAAATTGCTGTTGGCACAGGCAGGAATTGAAAAACTGCGAAAGCAGGTGGATACCCTTATCATAATCCCCAACCAATATTTGCTGAAGGTAGTGGAGAACAATACCCCTATCAAGCAAGCCTTTTTGATGGCGGATGAAGTCTTGTATATGGGTGTACAGGGAATCAGTGAGCTTATTACTGAACCAGGTGAGATCAACATTGACTTTGCAGACGTCAGGACTGTCATGAAGGGCAAGGGAGATGCTCTCATGGGTATTGGGTTTGGAGAAGGGGCGAACCGTGCAGTTGATGCTGCTCGCCAAGCCATCAACAACCCCCTCCTGGAAAATGCCAGTATAGAGGGAGCCAAGAGTGTTCTGGTCAATCTTTCCGGCAGCGACAACCTTACGCTCCAGGAGTACCAGGATGTCGTTGAGTTGGTAACCGACAAGTGCAGTGATGATGCCCTGATTATCGCAGGTCAGGCTTTCAATCCTGAACTGGGTGACCGCATCAAGGTCACGGTGGTGGCTACTGGTTTTGAACGGAAGGAGGAAGTCGTTGGTGCTGAAGTGCCAGAGATGGATATGGTCAAGCGCCACTATGCCGCTGTAAAGGTTGACGAAAAGAGGCAGGAAGAAGAAGCCCCTGCAGCAAAAAACACCCAGGAGGACGAGGAACCAATCCCCGCGATCCAGGTCAATCGTTGGCAGGATTTGCAGAAACAGCTGGGAAAGGGGCCGGGTAGTAATTCCAACGACTATTCCATCCCTGCCGTACTGAGGTACTCCAGGAATAAAGCAGAAGAGAAATAA
- a CDS encoding DNA-processing protein DprA, whose translation MKLSILLALSLLPLSCEKKVELAQSGVTLQELVNRGASMARVKRMLSFLHDEQSLKVCFWGMEGYPSSLYQMENPPFRLMYNNLLPDPSSQLLTLCGTRYPDGLGAQRAYRFALETCANNTTLVTSNSRGIDRTALYASQDLKVNAFVICDCGLAAPRIRTYHTLPFVSLLSPYEPDDAAFPSRCLSRNMLSTAIGNATMVIQSPEKSGCLHCATSALDQGKDVFVHTDGLYGGSLDGGIVSLAQMGAPDVASFRNLASILGWESPCKVEERRGGADTLYRFGRAWYSLEYA comes from the coding sequence ATGAAACTTTCAATACTACTGGCGCTCAGTCTCCTTCCGCTCTCCTGTGAGAAGAAGGTCGAACTGGCCCAATCTGGTGTTACTTTACAGGAACTCGTGAACCGTGGAGCAAGCATGGCCCGGGTGAAGCGGATGCTCAGTTTTCTTCATGATGAACAATCACTCAAAGTCTGTTTCTGGGGAATGGAAGGGTATCCTTCCTCGCTCTACCAGATGGAGAATCCTCCGTTCAGGCTCATGTACAACAATCTTCTGCCTGACCCGTCTTCTCAGCTGCTTACCCTCTGCGGAACCCGCTATCCCGATGGCCTCGGCGCTCAACGGGCATACCGGTTTGCCCTGGAAACCTGTGCCAACAACACTACGCTGGTAACAAGCAACAGCCGAGGGATTGACAGGACTGCGCTCTATGCCAGCCAGGACCTAAAAGTCAATGCATTCGTCATCTGTGACTGTGGATTGGCAGCACCTCGCATCAGGACGTATCATACTTTACCGTTCGTCTCATTGCTCTCCCCCTATGAACCTGATGATGCAGCTTTCCCTTCCCGTTGCCTGAGCCGTAACATGCTCTCGACTGCGATTGGGAACGCTACTATGGTCATACAGTCTCCTGAGAAAAGCGGATGCCTGCACTGTGCCACCTCTGCATTGGATCAGGGAAAGGATGTGTTTGTCCACACAGATGGCCTCTATGGTGGCTCTCTGGATGGAGGCATTGTCTCTCTAGCACAGATGGGAGCCCCTGATGTTGCCTCATTTCGTAATCTTGCTTCAATTCTTGGTTGGGAGAGTCCATGCAAGGTGGAAGAGAGAAGAGGGGGAGCAGATACGTTGTACCGCTTTGGACGGGCATGGTATAGTCTGGAGTATGCATGA
- a CDS encoding penicillin-binding protein 2, translating to MATSPKHTYIKFFTILISLILGIFFIRLASLMLFGQPQTKTYHNPEVAESVVRGTIYDRNGRILAIERPYWGVYLHLNKIEDLDQVSEVIAPFVEMSPSEIKQKASNYTTYAQIKKAIDDRQVEPLRSILQEHGLQNQVNVEKRIGRTYPAQFHASQTIGFTNVEMEGIEGIELSQEEYLNPYPETGNRGTTYGEDIILTLDVDIQYALDVQLQQIADEFNPDYAMALVLDAQNGDILGMSSYPWYDINALGRSEEEQRRNNAVNLLYEPGSVFKLFSIASILQIGEAQTEEPFLCDGSYSFSTGSSNVTINCTSVHGEVDVETMLAKSCNGAISHWALQTDPISFYTMLKQMGFTNSYDISLPSKAKAYIANPSQWSGRTLPTIAFGQELLVSALHLCTAATALSPSGELIAPHLILSRSSPVTGEKSYQRERMVISQVLEPSVTERIREGMYRASLSGGTGIQASVEGVDLGVKTGTAQLFNEETKSYEDGTILVSTLGLVPIENPQYILYVGAGNPKGASLYGSNVAAPAIGAIVRTLMSQGKLITSDTPIL from the coding sequence ATGGCTACCAGTCCAAAACATACATATATCAAATTCTTCACTATTCTTATTTCCCTCATTCTTGGGATTTTTTTCATCAGATTGGCCTCTCTGATGCTTTTTGGCCAGCCACAGACAAAAACATACCACAATCCTGAGGTAGCTGAAAGTGTGGTAAGGGGTACAATCTATGACCGAAATGGAAGAATTCTCGCAATTGAACGTCCCTATTGGGGTGTTTACCTTCATCTAAATAAGATCGAGGACCTTGATCAGGTAAGCGAGGTCATTGCCCCTTTTGTGGAGATGAGCCCATCAGAGATAAAACAGAAAGCAAGCAACTACACCACCTATGCGCAGATAAAGAAAGCGATAGATGACAGGCAGGTAGAACCCCTACGCAGCATATTACAGGAACATGGCTTACAGAACCAAGTAAACGTGGAGAAACGGATAGGACGTACCTATCCTGCACAATTTCATGCATCGCAGACCATTGGATTCACCAATGTAGAGATGGAGGGAATTGAAGGAATTGAGCTGAGTCAGGAAGAATACCTCAATCCTTATCCAGAAACCGGAAACCGTGGCACTACCTATGGGGAGGATATCATACTCACCCTGGATGTAGATATTCAATACGCCTTGGATGTGCAGCTGCAGCAAATTGCCGATGAATTCAACCCTGATTATGCAATGGCACTCGTCCTCGATGCCCAAAATGGTGATATTCTTGGCATGTCCAGCTACCCTTGGTACGATATCAATGCACTGGGACGTAGTGAGGAAGAACAGAGAAGAAACAATGCAGTGAATCTATTGTATGAGCCAGGATCAGTTTTCAAGCTTTTCAGTATAGCTTCCATCCTACAGATTGGAGAGGCGCAGACTGAAGAACCATTCCTTTGTGATGGTTCCTATTCCTTCTCTACAGGATCCAGCAATGTAACGATCAACTGTACCTCAGTCCATGGGGAGGTTGATGTGGAAACCATGCTCGCAAAATCATGTAATGGGGCAATTTCGCATTGGGCACTTCAGACTGACCCCATTTCTTTTTATACTATGTTGAAACAAATGGGATTCACCAACAGCTATGATATCTCGCTTCCATCCAAGGCAAAGGCATATATCGCCAACCCTTCTCAGTGGTCGGGAAGAACCCTGCCAACCATTGCCTTTGGACAGGAGCTTTTGGTAAGTGCTTTGCATCTCTGTACTGCAGCTACAGCACTCTCTCCCAGTGGGGAACTCATTGCTCCACATCTTATCCTCTCACGTTCCTCTCCTGTTACTGGAGAGAAAAGCTACCAACGGGAGCGTATGGTGATTTCACAGGTACTGGAACCTTCGGTCACTGAACGTATCCGTGAAGGAATGTACCGCGCTTCACTTTCAGGAGGCACAGGAATTCAGGCAAGCGTTGAAGGTGTAGACCTTGGGGTTAAGACAGGAACAGCCCAACTTTTCAATGAGGAGACAAAAAGTTATGAGGATGGAACCATCCTCGTATCTACACTTGGCCTGGTACCGATTGAGAACCCACAGTACATACTCTATGTAGGGGCGGGTAATCCGAAAGGGGCTTCGCTGTATGGATCAAATGTAGCAGCGCCAGCGATTGGAGCCATCGTCAGGACACTCATGAGCCAGGGAAAACTGATTACAAGCGATACCCCCATCCTTTAG
- a CDS encoding TSUP family transporter, with the protein MSVLWILCPIIAFGSAVDAIAGGGGLITLTAYVAVGLPPTTALGNNKFASASGTLVATIQYLANKQVSFLVGGIAIVTTFIGSSYGSYLATQYASTYLSYLLIILVPSLAVFMLVNPNFGKAQSRAKAFTLVLSGITGLFVGMYDGFFGPGTGMFLTIIFTAVLGLDLLKACGTARIVNLASNVAALSMFLYHGVIDFSIAIPCAISAIIGGYIGSHFALKIGQKVVKPVMLLVLSLLLIKVVVERF; encoded by the coding sequence GTGAGTGTATTATGGATTCTCTGTCCCATCATCGCCTTCGGTTCTGCTGTGGATGCTATCGCTGGTGGGGGAGGCCTGATCACCCTGACTGCCTATGTAGCGGTGGGGCTTCCTCCAACCACCGCATTGGGAAATAATAAATTTGCCTCTGCAAGTGGGACATTGGTTGCAACCATCCAATATCTGGCCAATAAGCAGGTCAGCTTTTTGGTAGGGGGGATAGCCATCGTGACAACCTTCATAGGTTCTTCCTATGGATCCTACCTGGCAACACAATATGCCTCGACCTATCTCTCCTATCTCCTGATCATCCTGGTACCTTCCCTTGCCGTATTCATGTTGGTTAACCCAAATTTTGGGAAAGCGCAATCTAGGGCAAAGGCGTTCACCCTAGTCCTCAGCGGGATCACAGGACTATTCGTTGGGATGTATGATGGATTCTTTGGGCCTGGGACGGGAATGTTCCTCACTATCATTTTTACCGCTGTGCTTGGTCTGGATCTGCTTAAGGCATGCGGAACCGCTCGGATAGTGAACCTTGCCTCCAACGTAGCAGCCTTGTCCATGTTTCTCTATCATGGGGTGATTGATTTCTCCATTGCAATTCCTTGTGCCATCAGCGCCATCATTGGTGGGTACATAGGCAGCCACTTTGCACTGAAAATCGGGCAGAAGGTAGTGAAGCCGGTCATGTTGCTGGTACTCTCCCTCTTGCTCATCAAGGTTGTCGTTGAACGGTTTTGA